The genomic window CATCAGGCAGATCGGGGATTTCCTCTTTATTTAGAGGTTCATGGATACTTGAAGTTATGTCTTCTTTTAGTTGTGTGGCTTGATATTTAAAACTACTAGCAGCATCTGATAGAGATGATTTTATAGAACGAAGTTCCTCAACTTCAAGTTCGTGTTCCATGTCTTTTTTAAAATCACTAACATACCTATTTACACGGCCAGTAATATGACCAATGCTTCTAGCGACTTTAGGAAGTTTTTCGGGACCGAACACAATAAGTGCAACAATCCCAATAACGAAAAACTCACTAAAACTTAACCCAAACATTAAGGATTTTTAGGTTGATTATTAGACACATGATCCTCTACCGCTGGTTTTGGTATAGAAACATTAGGATCCATTCCACCAGATGGAACGCCTGGAGGAGAAGGAATAACAGCTGGAGTTGGCTTTTCATCGTTAGCGTAGTCAGATTCTGACTCCCTCATACCTTTTTTGAACCCCTTAACTGCACCACCAAGGTCTTCGCCAGCATTTCTGAGTCTTTTTGTTCCAAAAACTAAAACAACAATAAGTAAAACAATTAACCAATGCCAAATGCTAAATCCACCCATAAATACTCCTAATCATCTAAAGAATCTACTATATCGATGGCTTCTTGTAGAGAATAAACTCCTAAATCTAAACTTTTACCCAAAATAATTCCATCGACACCATGGTCAACTAAAGTTTTAATCTCATGAAACCTACTTAATTGACCTACATCACCACATGCGAGAACGGGAACATCCACGGCTTTAGCGAAATTCAATGTGGCCTCAAGGTTTACTTCAGTCATATTCCCGTCTGGTCCCATATCAGTATAAATTATAGAATCAATACCTTCATCGGTTAATCTTTGGGCAATAGTTACCGCATCGAACTTAGTCACCTTAGACCAACTATCTGTCACAACCTTACCGTCTCTCGCATCCAGTCCCAATATAACCTGTCCATTAAATGCAGAACACGCATCGTTCATAAAATGTGGATCCTTAACTCCAGCAGAACCTACAACTACAAAATCAAAGCCCATATCCAAATATGATTCGATTGAGGCCATAGTCTTTATACCGCCTGCAATTTGAAGTGGCAAATAATGGCTTACTTCCTCAATTAATTTACTCAATACTTCATTATTTTTTGACAATGAAGTTGCATTTTGTGTGGATGCATTTAGTCCTAATTGAACAATATGAAGCCTGTCCGCCCCTAGGTCAGCCCATTTTTTAGCTAAATC from Taylorella equigenitalis ATCC 35865 includes these protein-coding regions:
- the tatB gene encoding Sec-independent protein translocase protein TatB, with the translated sequence MFGLSFSEFFVIGIVALIVFGPEKLPKVARSIGHITGRVNRYVSDFKKDMEHELEVEELRSIKSSLSDAASSFKYQATQLKEDITSSIHEPLNKEEIPDLPDVEISQNKNNES
- the tatA gene encoding Sec-independent protein translocase subunit TatA, with protein sequence MGGFSIWHWLIVLLIVVLVFGTKRLRNAGEDLGGAVKGFKKGMRESESDYANDEKPTPAVIPSPPGVPSGGMDPNVSIPKPAVEDHVSNNQPKNP
- a CDS encoding 1-(5-phosphoribosyl)-5-[(5-phosphoribosylamino)methylideneamino]imidazole-4-carboxamide isomerase; its protein translation is MWIIPSIYIQDGKCVHVSYGDKTSSSPFEIDPLDLAKKWADLGADRLHIVQLGLNASTQNATSLSKNNEVLSKLIEEVSHYLPLQIAGGIKTMASIESYLDMGFDFVVVGSAGVKDPHFMNDACSAFNGQVILGLDARDGKVVTDSWSKVTKFDAVTIAQRLTDEGIDSIIYTDMGPDGNMTEVNLEATLNFAKAVDVPVLACGDVGQLSRFHEIKTLVDHGVDGIILGKSLDLGVYSLQEAIDIVDSLDD